From the genome of Nicotiana sylvestris chromosome 1, ASM39365v2, whole genome shotgun sequence:
taaattgtgtccttcgcgattttgagctattttcaccatttctaattcggcttgggagctttttggacgattttgaagagggattttaagggaacttcattgaggtaaggaatttggacctaaaactcgttcctattctattatttcacggattagagctataattaatagaatttaagggctaaaattggggaaactaggactTGGAagcttagacctttgcttgaggatttgaaggaccatttgaggtcggatttcagaacttttgatacgtatgaactcgtggggagataaagaatctattgatgtaaaaattatcgaattccgagacgtgggcccggaggtcgggttttggtaatttcgggatttgtattgtaaattgattattttcgcttgggcttcgttcccttagcatgttttgacgtcctcgttctgattttggatagattcgacgcgagtgaaggccgattcgaggggcaaaggcgtcgcgagctagagatttaaccggttcaaggtgagtaatgattgtaaatgatgtcctgagggtatgaaaccccggatttgcacattgtagtgctatattgaagtgacgcacacgcttgatgacgagcgtggggtcgtgcactattgtggattgtgacttagtccatcccgaatgactattttaccgcgtatttgactgaaatctatttgctatcatcatgatttgggctgaatgccatatttgggccttgtgccaactatttgaacccttcggggatttttactggtattttctcactattttgactttatgcttgaactcaatcatgttatatttcactgttttcgtactcagccatgtttactctgttttaaacacttacatgatcttttaaatgatatttttgggctgagaatcatgttttactattgcccgagtgacttgtgaggatttttgattgagtaaggccgagggcctatgttgtgaggaaacatttgatactgattgtgaggccgagggcctaagatatgtatgccacgaggtggcttgattgatatgaggccgagggcctagtgatgatgcaacgaggtggcttgatattgcgcttggatcGTAAGGGACCCTCCAGGAGTTTGTGCACCCCCAGTGAACACGAGTaactattgtgatgtgagattgatcccaaggggctggtattgttctatgtgattgcccgaggggctggtattgttctgagatgttgcccgaggggtggatttgttgatattgtgcccgaggggcgaacctttatgtgtttattttcataatttactgtcaattaccatgcttaattgttgaaaaaggcttttcatgaagtaaattttgagttaaaggattttacctatctttcactggtttactgtttttaatggttttactgcttcattatagcatgtttttgtgccttacgtgatttcctgctttcagtctttatttatgattattactcactgagttggagtactcactttactcccccttgtgtgcagattcaggcgtatctggtcccgctcccgagtgctaatcatttccggctcaggcggatccgaggagtctttaggtagctgttggcgttcgcagcccggagttCTTCCTTATCTTAGTCTTTCATGTTCTTAGTTTTCTGGATTAAACTCTATAGTTATATTTGGAGTATTCCGTTTTTGCTAGATGCtcttgactagtgacaccccggtatcgggctgtgttgggttgttttcCGTGAATTATGCTAATATTTGTTAATTTTGGATTATCTTATTatgctttagatttatttcttatggtttaactattaataatgggatatgggaagtgtcggctggccttgtattcacgagagtcgccatcacgatcgggtccgggtttaggatcgtgacactTACTTCGGATCCAGATAGATTTTAGCATCTACAATATCTTCCTGATCCAGATAGATTTTAGCATCTACAATATCTTCCTCTTCCATTTAGTAACTTGATCTTTTATTGTTTCTAATCTGCAATTTTTAGGGGCAAACTTTGCTGCAAAGTCTAAAATTTTATGACAACCAATCAAGTCTGAAAATTTCATTTGCTGAAAATCTTATTCTTTTATTAATGTCCCGTTACTGGAAAGAAAGCTAGACAAAAGTTAACGGCAATCAGAGACAAGATACATGCAAATATTAGTGCACATACAAGTAACAAGAGACATGGGTGGCTAAGGGGAAGGCTAGTAAAGCCTTTGCTAATATTTTTAACGGAAAAAGGCCTAAAATGCTCCTAAACTATCCGTTTTGGTACAATAATGTCCTCCATCCACCTATTGGGCCAAATATGCCTTCCGTTAATGTTTTTGGCTCACAAATGCCCTTTGAGTTAACGGAGGACACGTGTCATCCTCCTGTTGGCTCATTCTAaatatttcttaattaattaaaaaaacccAGTATTCATACCCGAAAAATAATTTTCTAAAGCAATTTTTCTAAAACCTTTTTTTACTAAAaactgaagaaaaaaaaggattttttttccagttttacaaaaaaatagatttttttactaaaataatgtttttataaaaacaaaaataaaatttaaaaagcaATTTTCTAAAgcaatatttttgtaaaaattggaaaaaaaaagtagatattttttgctaaaataaaaaataaataaaaaaatccagtttttagaaaaatatttctttaaaaaactggaaaaaaaacatGTTTTTTTATGTGCATTGGTCCTATGTCAACCATTTATATACAAAGATTACAAGCTTCCACAACAACAGAAACGATCCTATAATGTTTGTTCTTTTGGTTCAATATTTTCACGTTATGGCTTCCAAAAAAAATCCAACTTTGCAAAAAACtggacttttttttattttgattttagcAAAAAACATCTACTTTTTTACATCTACTGATTATTTTAGTAAAAAAATCTAATTgttttgtaaaaactggaaaaaaaattcctttttttcttcAGTTTTTAGTGAAAAAAAAGCTTTAGAAAAATTGCTTTAGAAAATTATTTTTCGGGTATGAATAATGGgtctttttaattaattaagaaatattTAGAATGACCCAACATGAGGATGACACGTGTCCCTCCGTTAACTCAAAGGGCATTTGTGAGCCAAAAACATTAACGAAAGGGCATATTTGGCCCAATAGGTGGATGAAGGGCATTATTGTACCAAAAAGGATAGTTCAGGGGCATTTTAGGCCCTTTTCCGTATTTTTAATTGTGGATTTTCCATCTTATTTTTGCTTAGACAATATTGAAGTTTATGCAAACTccttataaaattaaaaaaaaatatctaTTTTTTAACAATAGAAATATTTTATAACTTTGAATTAAACTACTCAAATCTTCATATTggtaaataatttttttacaaTAGGATTCATGGTAACACATTGTAAATACTTTGTTAACATCTTAGTAAATTGAATTTTCTTACCAATGTAAATATTGATACTCTGTATTATATTTTGTAAGATAACTAAATTgcagacaaaaagaaagaaaaaagaaaccaCTATAAATATTAATATCAATATTATATTTTGTAAGATAACTACaatatagaaaaggaaaaagaaagccCTTTACAAGAAATAAGGCACTACTGAAAGTTTTACAGTAGGCTACTGCCAAAATGGTGATAAAACAGCTCACATGCATCTATTGCTGTGATTTCTGAGCCTTAATTGACTTTGACGATATACATCAAAGAGAATATGTTAATTGTGTTAAAAAGGTTAATTGTTTGGTATGTCTAAAATCCCAATACAGTCTTCCTATGTCACACTGATGTAGCCAACACAATTGAAGAATTTCAGTGTTGAGCACTTCAGCTAGCTACTCGCTCACCTGGATCACTCAGGTGAGCGAGAACATTGTGAGAGTTGCGTGATACATGATGTTCTATGTGCAGAAAATGCTCTATTACAAGGCTAGTGAAAAACAGGTTAGCTAGAAGGAAACCAACAGTAACTTTACTATTTTTGCGAAGTACTGATGCAGCACATATTCAAATAACCTATGAGTTCGAGGTACACACTCACACATACACACATATACGAAAAGAGTGACATATTCGTGGTGTCTATAGGCCTTTATGTAACTCGTTCGATGTGAAGCCCTGGACCTGTATGAAGCATTTCCTCTTGGTATTAACTGGGACGTTGTAGCTTGAAACAACCTGTTCGTTTTTGTGAGTAGAAGACCAAGCTGATAATTTTTGTCCAGAGTGCTGCTGCTTTCAGTTTTCAATTCTCAGTTGGAGTGTAATCTTTAGCCTGAAATTTTGGTAACGTAATATATTATCCCTTGCAAAAAAGAGATAATTACtgaaaactttttattttttgtggctaatcatagaaaaataataGTAGTAACTTCGAGGTGAAGAATCCTGTTaaattttttcaaaaaacaaaaaacaaaaaaaatgttaGAACTCTTTCTGCTCTTACTTGTCTTTTCAAAAATAACTTCTTTCTGCCGGTGTATTGGTAGAGAGACAACTCAAATGCTAGTATAGAAAGAGAAAGAATCGTGTTTTAAATTTGAATTGTTACATATATGCATATTGAATTGTTGATGTTCCTATAAAAGCCAAATTCTTTGAAAGAACTTGTATTAGTATTTGTCAAACTTTTCTCCGAGATCTTCTTGTCCTGCCTGTGACTAATGTACAGGTGTCCAACTTCTTTGCAAGAACTTGTATCGTTTCTGGATCTGAATCCCATTATATAAGTATATTTTTATGACAACAAACCAAGTCTGGTACTTCCATTGCTAGAAAATCGTACTGTTTTATTAAGAATCCAAAGGTACATCGGAAAAACAGGAAAAGATAGATACAAATATTAGTACGCATACAAGCAATAACAGATAAGGCACTAGAGAAGTAAAAGCTACAGCCAAAATGGTGTAGCTGCTCTTTCACAGCTCTTGTACAGTTGCAATTTTTGGAACCCAAACTAGATTATCGGATGGAAAAAAGTGACAGATAGGTGATGTTCCTGGTAATATACCGAGCACACGGAAAGATACATGAGATGGACTCCACTCTGAggtatccaaatgacaaacagcAATTGCTTCCACTCTATCACCATTTTCACCACCTAATGAAACCCTGAACACCTTGCTCTTACTAGTTGTGTAATGACAGTAGAAAATCGCGTAAGCGTAAGGCATGGTATGACATGCCACCATCTTAGGAGCTGCAACTTCTTGTGGAGCATCCAAAATAGTATACTTTTGAAGCagaggagttgaatttgagaaaTGAGTTGTCGATAGAACTTTGAATTGAGTATTTTCTCCCATAATTCCTTGTACAAAATCAAGCATTCCCTCTGAGGATGTAGCACAATACTTTGTCTCTCCCTTTATAGGTGGAACCTCGCATTCTTTTAATGTATCTTCCATAGCTTTAGCTTGTGGAGAATTTTGAGAGAACGAGAAACGTTGAAGaaggtttggaattttttttagtGAAAATGGAATTGAATCAGCTTCTTCTTTGGGCAAGAAtttaggagaagaagaagaaagatccCTTCTTGGGAAGGAAACAGTCATTGATTTCCCTAACTTTAGATCATCCATAAGGAAGAAAACTCTTAGAGAAGGATCAATGTGATCCATGTGGGAAGATGAATGGATATGGACATTCTCTTTTTTGGCTTTCTGCTGATTATTTTCTCCTTGTTTATCATATATCCAAATATAATTATCAACCTTGTTTTGGAGATTCATATCATTTGATGATAAATGAACCTGGCCATTCTCTTTCTTGATCTTGCCATTTTGCTGCTGAATATTTTCACCTTGGTTATTGTATATCCAGAAATAAGTGTCATCCTTATTTTCAAGATCCTTGTTATTTGATAATGAATGAACTTGTGCATTTTCTTTAAATGTTTTGTGATAACCATTTTCTCCTTGGTTATCATAAATCCAGAAAAAGACATTAGTCTTTTGGACAACTTCATTGTTTCCTTCTGCCATTTTCCTAGCTTCAGTTCCATAAGTAACCTATATATAATGAGGTGAGCAGCCAAAATTTTATCAGAGTTTATATAAAAAGTATACAATTGAACAAACTTACTTGAAAATAATATTTGAGAATGAGAAGAATAGATTGAGATTTACCAACAGAATCAGGAGATTCAGGGAGAGAATACAAGCACCAAGCTTAAGATCcattgttttttcttttgttgagTTCTTCAGAAAGTTTCTTGAAGTAAATAATAGTAGAGATATAGACTGAACAAACAAGGATAAGAATGCAGAAATTATTGGACGATCATATCACAATTATTTAGTACAAGTTGGCATAGTAAAGTCTATTCGTATATGGAGTGATATGATGCTATTTTATATGACAGGTTATCAATTAACAGGAAGCTTCATAATGTTATTGTCAATTATTGAGAACGTCCAATTGGAAGATATCTTAAAATAATACATGAATCTAGCTATCACTAAATCTATTAGGAAGCAATTATTTTACTCTAACCATATCATGGCTCACGTTAGAGGGGTTTTAAGTgacttaattttgaaaataacatcAGGGACGGATTCACTTTGCGATCTACGGGTTCACGTGAACCCGATAACTTTTGTTCAAATAATATAAATGCATTCGAAAAATTCTCTAAATATCTATATATATTTTAGTGTGAACCTAGTTACAATTGAAAATTTACTCGAGGTCGTTGCAAAACCCACAAATATTAAATCTTTGATCCGTCTCGGAATAAGATGTACTGCTTTTTAAAGGTGTGAGGTACGTGGGGCATTTCCCTATCATGGGGTAAGGCATTAGCCCCAAAgcattttattattaaaattttCATAATATCCAAAACCAAAAGATTTACTTATAACTGATAAATTATTTAGGCGTGACAATATATGTGCATAATGATAAGTCATGAAATCTTACTCGTAGAATAACAAAATATTATTTCTAATCAAATACTACTATTTAAAAATAATTCTTTATTTAAAAACCCGCGTAGGGCATAGAGAGCAAAGTATCAAGGGGTAAAACGGGAATAAAACTTTCCACTAGCATGTGACTAGTCGTCATCAGCAAAAGGTGTTAGTTCCATGAGATTTTAATTCCTTAGGTCACTTCAGCAAATTTAGTGGTTGAACCATCAAAAAATGACTTTAATTTTGTCTTCAAAAGATTGCTTATATAAACTATTTCTCCTCTAGATTATCACGTGAATCATGGTTATGATAGATAGAAACTCAATAGATATGTGGAGGTTGAAGAAATTTTtgttaaaattacaaaaaaaaattattaaaattagtGCGTTCTGCCGAACTTGTGGTTAGAATTCTAGCTCCGCCATTGCTAATGATTTTACTCTAACGCAATATATTTGCAAGTGAAACCTACATAAAAGTCTCTAGTTAGGAGATTCGATAAGTAACACCAACACTACATGACAGTAAGAAAAGTTACATACTCAGTGTTTACACAAACCAATTGCATAcataatgtcacacctcctttttccgcgcccggggggcgcagggggagttttttccaattaaaggacaatcgaaacgggattcgtttaattatttcagagtcgccacttgggagatttagggtgtcccaagtcaccaattttaatcccgaatcgaggaaaagaatgactctatattacagtctgcgtaccagaaatccggataaggaattctgttaacccgggagaaggtgttaggcattcccgagttccgtggttctagcacggtcgctcaactgttatattcggcttatttatctgatttttaatacaattatgaaccatgtgcaaattttatcttttaaccgctttattaattattattattaagaaatgtgaacatcgcttaaaacatatctttggactgtgtcacatgaaatgcacccacaatccgaaacatattttatttgatgttttagaatttggatttgggtcgcatgaaatgcacacccgagtttaagaaaattaaattattaaagacgcgcctaaagcaactagcgcattattattttgcggaggccgtgaaattcgctaaacgaccctcctgaattctaagtaattttaaacaagtatttactgagggccccgcaatttgcgtttttattcggcgaggctcatctcattcttattttttagaaggaatttgcaacgtcattgAAAAggatctcaaaccacgtcacaatcaatgcacccgtgattagagacatatttcgatttcgttgagatttgaatttgggtcacataaatgtgtacccgagtttagggagataacgttattaaaggcgcgcctaaagcaactagcgcattattatttttgaggagggccgtgaaatttgctaaacgacccgtcccggaatctaagtatttaatatatacacttagagggccccgcaatttgttccttttatttggcgaggctcgtctcattttacttattatttatttttatttttttattatcaattatatttttttattattattatttattttttatattttaaaagggtgccatttttacgcctttaacaatgctaaatcttacggcttctttacaactataatctcataacttgtcaagatttgataaaaggagttaagcgaatgagtgtttcgggcgtagcaacaacaggtactaatactaattttgtccaaataaactaagacaataataacataacacattgaacgtaaaatttctttaatccaatacatcgaggcctactaacctgaataaacagaaacgcatagagccatggaccgaacctcaacatcgacttcaacgaacaaactcgacgcgccggacctcgacgaacaaagacgacctcaacggactgcacgacaaCAGTGAAAGAAACACGATAACATGAGCTGAAACAGTGGTGGTCGCGTTTGGACGGTGGGGTTGCGGGCAGTggttgacgggcctgtttggAGCAGCTGGGCGGAGGAGTGGTGTTGAGCTGGCTTTTGACGTGAGGCAGTAGAGGTTTCACATTATGGCGTCGGGGGAGCTGGGTGTTTGGACGGGGTCGACGATGGAGTTCCGACGAGGAAGGTGGCTGACGGGTTGTTGGTTTTGGACGTTGGTTATGGTGGTTATGGACAGTAGGGAGATGGTGTTTCGACGTGAGGGAGTCGATGGGGGAGCTGGTCGTCGTTCGGGTGATGGAGGAGGCTGGTAGGAGGACGAGATGGTGGTGCGAGGAGGACGACAAGCGAAGCAGCGACGGGGACTGCCTGGGTTGTAggcgatggggaaggtgacggggagGTCTGTGTGTTTTGACGCTGCGATGAGGAGGGTCTCGTGGGTTTTGACGCTAGGGGGGGCAGTAGGGTTTCTTACTTTcttctttgaagaagaaagaggaacagtagtcGTTTGGGCAGCTGGGAGGTTTGTAGATGGTTTGGGGTATGTTTG
Proteins encoded in this window:
- the LOC104244594 gene encoding BURP domain protein USPL1-like, yielding MDLKLGACILSLNLLILLVTYGTEARKMAEGNNEVVQKTNVFFWIYDNQGENGYHKTFKENAQVHSLSNNKDLENKDDTYFWIYNNQGENIQQQNGKIKKENGQVHLSSNDMNLQNKVDNYIWIYDKQGENNQQKAKKENVHIHSSSHMDHIDPSLRVFFLMDDLKLGKSMTVSFPRRDLSSSSPKFLPKEEADSIPFSLKKIPNLLQRFSFSQNSPQAKAMEDTLKECEVPPIKGETKYCATSSEGMLDFVQGIMGENTQFKVLSTTHFSNSTPLLQKYTILDAPQEVAAPKMVACHTMPYAYAIFYCHYTTSKSKVFRVSLGGENGDRVEAIAVCHLDTSEWSPSHVSFRVLGILPGTSPICHFFPSDNLVWVPKIATVQEL